TTATTATATTTATTTTGTTATTACCATTACAGAAACATAAGGTGTAACAAATAACACTCCATTTGTAGGTGTAGTGATATGTATTGTGAAATATCAATCAAATGGTGCAAATTAAAGGGACACTCTTGGGGCCAAAATTTGTCTAGATGACGGCTGCAGTAAAAGATATGGGCTTTTACATTCGATCTTCACCCGCTCTAATAGATTTCCCCATCCTTCCTGTAGGTCAGGTACAAGTGGAAGTGGGCGGCAGCTCCGATCGGACACCATGGCCAACGCTCGCGAGATCCGGCGCTTGCAACGTGCTGATGGACCCGCCGCCGTGCTGGCCATCGGCACGGCGAACCCGCAGCACCGCTTGTCCCAGGACGAGTACCCCGAGTACTACTTCCGTGTCACCAACAGCGAGCACCTCGCGGAGCAGCAGAAACCCATACTCAACATGATATGTAAGCTTACATGCAAACTACCACTCCGTCCGTTCCATATTAATTCTCGCTGATTTAGTATAAAAAGTTGGGTTTGATTCGCCAGACCTGCTATATATGTTTCATCGCTGTCCTGATTAAACCAGGCAGGCTAACGGGCAACGAGTGGCGTTTCGTTCACAACACGGACAAGATGATGAGCGCCCATCCCGAGTTCATCGACCGCGCAACGCCATCCCTCGAGCAACGCCTCGCCATCGTTGCCGTCGTTGCTCCGGAGCTCCTTGCGGCAGCCGCGACCAAGGCCATCGCCAGCTGGGGGCGCCCGGCCACCGACATCACCCACCTCGTAGTCGTTACCAACTCTGGAGCCGGAAGCCCGAGCGCGGACGTCCCCTTGGCCACCCTTCTGGGCCTCCGCCACAACGTCTGCCGCACGGTTCTCCAGCTCAACGGCTGCTTCGCCGGTTGCGCTGCCTTGCGCCTGGCAAAGGACCTTGCCGAGAACAACCGCGGCGCGCGCGTCCTCGTCGCCTGCGTCGAGCTCATGAGCGTCGCCGGCTTCCGTGGCCCCACCGAAGGGGAGGACTGGGTGAACAACCTCATCAGGAACACGGTGTTCGGTGACGGGGCGGGCGCGGTGATCGTCGGTGCCGACGCCGTGGAGCCTGTCGAGCGCCCGCTCTTCGAGATGGTGTCTGCGTCGCAGACCGTGGTACCGGACACCTTGCAAGTGGTGACGGCGGAGCTCAAGACATGCGGCCTTGATGGGAATGTTTCCACCAAACTGCCAAACCTGGTGGCCGACAACATTAAACAGTGTCTACTTGATGTCTTCAGTCCGCTTGGCATCGAGGTCAAATGGAATGACCTCTTCTGGGCGGTGCACCCGGGTGCCATGGCGATCTTGGACAAGATTGAGAGGGTTCTCCTGCTGGAGCCCGGGAAGCTGATGGCCAGCCGGACCGTTGCGCGAGAATATGGGAACATGCTTAGCGCCACCATCATCTTCGTGCTCGACGAGCAACGCCGccgaatggaggaggaaggagagtgGGCTGAGTGGGGGGCCATGGTGGGGTTTGGACCGGGTTTTACCATGGAGACCATGGTGCTTCAGGCTACCAGCAACCTCAAGAAAATTAATTAGCACTTCGCTGTGCGCTACTACAAGGCTACCAGCATTCATGTTATCCGTATCTACCTATCTATCGTTCAAATTTGGTGAGGCGTTCCAGAAACGACTACTATCTGTCGAAACAAAGTGAAGCTGGTGGAGATTAAAAAATCCtggcaaaaaaagaagaagatggaGCGCCTGTGAACGAAgaagaagttccttccttttggctTATTGCTGTTCTTGCTCTTGCAGCTCCTGTTTACCTATCTATCTTCACTGGTTGGTCTGTAATAATAGCTATCTTTATGTACTCGATCATGCTGTCGCTGGACTCGCTGGCTGTCTGTACTAGTAGTATAAGAGACGTCTTAAATGTTGCTTCTCCTTTCCTGGGTACTACTAGCTGATGGTGGTTTGGAGCTCTTGTTGAGCTTCTCTTAGACCATGATCAGCTTGTCTGTTTAGGTGCCCTATGATACCCTAGTTTCTGCTTGTTTCCTGTGTAGTGGTTGTAACAACACAATGGTGGTTTATGATACTGGAAATcttttatcaaaaaataaaaatctgaaaaaacaaagtactccctccgatctAATATTGGGACCGGAGGGAGTAATTATTAAGCATGTCCATATGGTACGGTGTTGTGAGAATGCTAATAGCGACGTGTAAGATACAAGCAACCGAGGTTTACGATTTCGAAGTGCAAAAAATTTCGCTCACTATCGAAATGGTCGAAATTTCCAAAATTGTTTCGGACAAATCAATGAAATTGGACACTTCTTCTTCAGTACAACCCCCTTAGACACATCAACGGACCAGATCTATTCATACCTCTTTATAAGAAAGGGTAGGATGGTCCTTTTACGAAATACGTCGCCCGGTGGAAGATCCTAAAAAAAAGCTGCTTCGAACTAAAATCGAACATAAGACCTCCCACAGTAACACAATCGAGCACAACCACTAGAATGACACAACCATGTTGACCAATTGGCAGCGCGGCGTTTTAAGAACTATGACCAATGACATATTTGACCATAT
This portion of the Triticum dicoccoides isolate Atlit2015 ecotype Zavitan chromosome 7A, WEW_v2.0, whole genome shotgun sequence genome encodes:
- the LOC119334584 gene encoding bisdemethoxycurcumin synthase-like, whose amino-acid sequence is MANAREIRRLQRADGPAAVLAIGTANPQHRLSQDEYPEYYFRVTNSEHLAEQQKPILNMICRLTGNEWRFVHNTDKMMSAHPEFIDRATPSLEQRLAIVAVVAPELLAAAATKAIASWGRPATDITHLVVVTNSGAGSPSADVPLATLLGLRHNVCRTVLQLNGCFAGCAALRLAKDLAENNRGARVLVACVELMSVAGFRGPTEGEDWVNNLIRNTVFGDGAGAVIVGADAVEPVERPLFEMVSASQTVVPDTLQVVTAELKTCGLDGNVSTKLPNLVADNIKQCLLDVFSPLGIEVKWNDLFWAVHPGAMAILDKIERVLLLEPGKLMASRTVAREYGNMLSATIIFVLDEQRRRMEEEGEWAEWGAMVGFGPGFTMETMVLQATSNLKKIN